The following are from one region of the Quercus robur chromosome 1, dhQueRobu3.1, whole genome shotgun sequence genome:
- the LOC126716346 gene encoding putative disease resistance RPP13-like protein 1 — MATIVGEALLSESVKLLLDLASQEVVKFIRGRKVSDTLLTKLKTSCLTLSKVLNDAEEREFTDTNVKDWVDELKDAVYRAEDLLDEIATEALRCQVEAVFVTCTCKVRNFISTSFDQFGRKLESKIQEVVNKLENLASQINAIGLREGVEGRSSQRVPTTSLVDPETIIYGRDDDEKAIVNLLLSNDVASNSHPCVIPIVGMGGVGKTTLARHIYNNQRVIDHFSLKAWVYVSKEFDVPKITKNILEAVSSQTYDTTDFNIIQTKLKDYLMGKKCLLILDDVWNEKGDDWELLSIPFKYGTSGSRIIVTTRNRSVASIMSPIQIFYLNKLSEKDCWLLFANHAFENGNSNAYPKLKKVGEEIVKKCDGLPLAAKTLGRLLHYKLEELEEWNKILKSEIWSLPNDGGNILPALRISYNYLPSHLKRCFAYFSIFPKNYLFKKEELVQLWMGEGFLQQHNKNEEMEVIGAEYFLDLVSRSLLQRSNGSRLCFLMHDLVHDLATSVSGKFCFRSEGDTNKIIDKTRHFSYLRTMYDTSEKFDALCKAKNLRTFISLQMKEEDEDENENEDEDEEFYLTKMVPHDLLLKLRFLRVLSLSHYCNIELPKSIGDFKHLRYLDVSFTGIERLPKSTCMLLNLQTLNLSGCKFLVKLPENMRNLINLRHLYISGTSIKNMPIHMGRLQCLQTLTKFVVGKDIGFRIEELGKLSNLRGVIVISNLQNVINSTNALEAKLKDKERLKEITLEWDAANDIISRSERDVLNNLQPHTSLTMLVIKNYNDTSFPNWVGDSSFSNVTVHLNSCRNCSSLPSLGQLPSLLDLFVFGFDEVVTVDADFYGSDSSTTTPFQSLKILRFEAMSKWEKWSPYHGEGEDEGRAFPSLQELYLVECPKLSGSLPKHLPSLTELGINECEQLETSLPTAPSIRELQLRNCNDALLKELPPTLQELRVMGFKNLESLPEGVMDHSHCVEALFIYDFPVLKSLPRGGLSSPTTLKCLVIINCEEVEFPMYPCYSSLKQLEIENSCNSLKSFPLDIFPKLRFLNIKRCSNMESLSVSEGHHLTDLLELKIKNCPNFVVFPSGGLSAPNLSVLKVSNCSRLNSLPENMYTFLPSLQTLKIINCPQIESFPKGGLPSNLISLGICDCKKLICNRMEWGLQRLQSLKILGFLNYDPDCWDVESFPEEYLLPTTVTHLYITGFGNLRTLDNKGFQHLTSLQYLDIGVCPKLKHMPEEGLPVSISHVNIDECPLLTKRLQRKKGKEWRNIAHTPFIEIDEQHIK; from the coding sequence atggCTACCATAGTAGGAGAAGCATTACTGTCTGAATCCGTTAAACTGTTACTTGACTTGGCATCTCAGGAGGTCGTGAAGTTCATCCGGGGAAGAAAAGTCTCTGATACACTACTAACAAAGCTGAAGACATCGTGTCTTACCCTCAGCAAAGTGCTCAATGACGCAGAGGAAAGGGAATTCACAGACACAAATGTCAAAGACTGGGTTGATGAGCTTAAGGATGCTGTCTATCGCGCAGAGGACCTTTTGGATGAGATCGCTACTGAAGCTTTGCGGTGCCAGGTGGAAGCAGTTTTTGTAACCTGTACGTGTAAGGTGCGTAACTTCATCTCTACTTCATTTGATCAGTTTGGGAGAAAACTAGAATCAAAGATACAAGAAGTCGTAAATAAGCTGGAAAATCTAGCTTCACAAATAAATGCTATAGGTCTGAGAGAAGGTGTTGAAGGGAGATCTTCCCAAAGAGTGCCCACAACTTCTCTGGTAGATCCAGAAACTATAATTTACGGTAGGGATGATGATGAAAAGGCAATAGTCAACTTGCTGCTCTCAAACGATGTAGCAAGCAACAGCCACCCTTGTGTGATTCCCATTGTAGGCATGGGTGGGGTGGGAAAGACAACCCTTGCTCGGCACATCTACAACAACCAAAGAGTCATAGACCATTTTTCCCTTAAAGCATGGGTTtatgtttcaaaagaatttgacgTTCCTAAGATAACTAAAAATATTCTTGAGGCCGTCAGTTCACAAACATATGATACCACTGACTTCAATATTATCCAAACTAAATTGAAGGATTATTTGATGGGAAAGAAATGTTTACTGATTCTTGATGATGTATGGAATGAAAAAGGTGATGATTGGGAGCTCTTGAGTATTCCCTTTAAATATGGAACATCAGGAAGTAGAATTATTGTGACAACACGAAACAGAAGTGTTGCATCGATCATGAGCCCTATTCAAATTTTCTATCTTAATAAATTATCAGAAAAGGATTGTTGGCTATTATTTGCAAATCATGCTTTTGAAAATGGAAACTCTAATGCatatccaaaattaaaaaaagttggTGAAGAAATCGTTAAGAAGTGTGATGGTCTACCATTAGCAGCAAAAACACTCGGTCGTCTATTGCACTATAAATTAGAAGAATTAGAGGAAtggaataaaattttgaaaagcgAAATTTGGAGTCTGCCTAATGATGGGGGTAATATTCTTCCAGCTTTAAGAATAAGTTACAATTACCTACCCTCACATTTAAAGCGatgttttgcatatttttcaatCTTCCCAAAGAATTATCTATTCAAAAAGGAAGAACTTGTTCAGTTGTGGATGGGAGAGGGTTTCCTGCAACAACACAACAAGAATGAAGAAATGGAAGTTATAGGTGCTGAGTACTTCCTTGATTTAGTATCGAGGTCACTTTTACAACGATCAAATGGAAGCAGATTGTGCTTTCTAATGCATGACCTAGTCCATGATTTAGCTACATCTGTATCTGgcaaattttgttttagatcggAAGGGGACACAAACAAAATTATAGATAAAACTCGTCATTTTTCCTACTTAAGAACCATGTATGACACCTCGGAGAAGTTTGATGCTTTGTGCAAAGCTAAAAATTTACGTACCTTCATTTCATTacaaatgaaagaagaagatgaagatgaaaatgaaaatgaagatgaagatgaggagTTCTACTTAACAAAGATGGTACCACATGATCTATTATTGAAATTAAGATTCTTACGTGTGCTCTCTCTTTCACATTATTGTAATATAGAGTTGCCAAAATCAATTGGAGATTTCAAACATTTACGCTATTTAGATGTCTCTTTTACTGGGATTGAGAGATTGCCTAAGTCTACATGTATGTTGCTCAACTTACAAACGTTGAATTTATCAGGATGCAAATTTCTAGTTAAGTTGCCAGAAAATATGAGAAATCTCATTAATTTGCGTCATCTTTATATTAGTGGAACTAGCATTAAAAATATGCCAATACATATGGGTCGGTTACAATGTCTTCAGACTTTGACCAAATTTGTTGTCGGCAAGGACATTGGATTCCGAATTGAAGAGTTAGGAAAACTTTCAAATCTTCGGGGAGTCATTGTGATATCGAATCTCCAGAATGTGATAAACTCGACTAATGCTTTGGAAGCAAAGTTGAAGGATAAGGAGCGCCTTAAGGAGATAACATTGGAGTGGGATGCTGCCAATGACATTATTTCTCGAAGTGAAAGAGACGTACTCAACAATCTGCAGCCTCATACGAGCTTAACAATGCTTGTTATCAAGAATTACAATGACACAAGCTTTCCAAATTGGGTTGGAGATAGTTCATTTTCCAATGTAACAGTTCATCTAAACTCTTGTAGAAATTGCTCTAGTTTGCCATCACTTGGACAACTCCCCTCTCTTCTTGACCTCTTCGTTTTTGGGTTTGATGAAGTTGTTACCGTGGATGCTGACTTTTATGGTAGTGATTCTTCTACTACTACGCCATTTCAATCACTGAAAATATTGAGATTTGAGGCAATGTCGAAGTGGGAGAAATGGTCTCCTTATCACGGAGAAGGCGAAGATGAAGGAAGAGCTTTTCCGAGTCTCCAAGAGCTTTATCTCGTAGAATGTCCAAAACTAAGTGGAAGCTTGCCCAAGCACCTTCCTTCTTTAACCGAACTTGGGATTAATGAATGTGAACAGCTTGAGACTTCTCTCCCAACTGCTCCTTCTATTCGTGAATTACAATTAAGGAATTGTAATGATGCGCTGTTGAAAGAATTGCCACCCACGTTGCAAGAGCTCAGAGTAATGGGATTCAAAAACCTGGAGTCTCTGCCAGAGGGAGTGATGGACCACAGCCACTGTGTTGAAGCGTTATTTATCTATGATTTTCCTGTGCTCAAGTCTCTTCCTCGTGGTGGTCTATCCAGTCCCACTACACTAAAATGTCTTGTTATCATTAATTGTGAGGAAGTAGAATTCCCGATGTACCCCTGCTACTCTTCCCTTAAGCAACTGGAGATAGAAAATAGCTGTAATTCTCTAAAGTCATTTCCTTTAGACATCTTCCCGAAGCTTCGTTTTCTCAATATCAAAAGGTGTAGCAACATGGAGTCCCTTTCAGTTTCGGAGGGACATCACCTAACTGATCTCCTAGAGTTGAAAATCAAAAATTGCcctaattttgtagtttttcCCAGTGGAGGATTGTCGGCCCCCAATCTCTCTGTTTTAAAAGTCAGTAATTGCTCTCGTCTCAATTCACTCCCAGAAAACATGTACACGTTTCTCCCGTCTCTTCAAACTTTGAAAATCATTAATTGTCCACAAATTGAGTCTTTTCCGAAAGGTGGTCTGCCATCCAATCTAATTTCTTTAGGAATCTGCGACTGCAAAAAACTAATTTGCAATAGAATGGAGTGGGGCTTGCAAAGACTGCAGTCTCTTAAAATATTAGGATTCCTAAATTATGATCCTGATTGCTGGGATGTGGAGTCCTTTCCGGAGGAGTATTTACTGCCCACAACTGTTACCCATCTTTACATCActggatttggaaatttgagAACGTTGGACAACAAGGGGTTTCAACACCTTACCTCTCTTCAATATTTGGACATCGGAGTCTGCCCTAAGCTCAAGCACATGCCAGAAGAGGGGCTGCCTGTCTCCATCTCTCACGTAAATATCGATGAATGTCCTTTGTTGACGAAACGATTGCAAAGGAAGAAGGGAAAAGAGTGGCGCAACATTGCTCACACCCCCTTCATAGAAATCGATGAGCAACACATTAAATAA